In a single window of the Streptomyces cinnabarinus genome:
- a CDS encoding helix-turn-helix domain-containing protein → MAAAGERPLNEVQFLTVAEVASVMRVSKMTVYRLVHSGHLPAIRVGRSFRVPEQAVHEYLRESYVGVETA, encoded by the coding sequence ATGGCTGCAGCTGGCGAGAGGCCTCTGAACGAGGTTCAGTTCCTTACCGTGGCGGAAGTCGCCTCGGTGATGCGAGTGTCGAAGATGACCGTGTACCGGCTGGTGCACAGCGGTCATCTGCCCGCGATCCGGGTGGGGCGGTCCTTCCGCGTCCCCGAGCAAGCGGTACACGAGTACCTCCGTGAGAGCTATGTGGGGGTGGAAACCGCCTGA
- a CDS encoding phosphatase, which produces MLSIGALRGHLVAARLAGVVATSREASLRSYRLFAARDPRVLMGIDPCAAWGRRELVELMADKCGGSRDPRRVDGHDVIDPERTLAGLDAFAGRIRAVAERGGTVLIGTGHPHRLLGFYAALADALSAAGCAVLTPAQGRCVDITTRFGLRTYNLDYVRGVALVRDPDAVSPGSEPGAHTHSPLPVRIALAAAAEADGTLPELVIGDHGWVCGAGQLGFEAIGLADTDDPALFVGEAEGVVSVVVPLDDAVRSVYYRPLTRYVLNRACLSQ; this is translated from the coding sequence GTGTTGTCCATTGGGGCTCTGCGGGGGCATCTGGTTGCTGCTCGGTTGGCTGGGGTGGTGGCCACCTCTCGGGAAGCGAGTCTGCGGAGTTATCGGTTGTTCGCTGCCCGGGATCCCCGGGTGCTGATGGGGATCGATCCGTGTGCCGCCTGGGGGCGGCGGGAGTTGGTTGAACTGATGGCCGACAAGTGTGGGGGTTCTCGCGATCCGCGGCGCGTTGACGGGCATGATGTGATCGATCCTGAGCGGACGTTGGCCGGGCTTGATGCGTTCGCCGGGCGGATTCGGGCGGTCGCCGAGCGGGGCGGGACGGTGCTGATCGGTACCGGGCATCCGCATCGACTGCTCGGTTTCTACGCCGCCCTCGCGGACGCTCTCTCGGCGGCAGGGTGTGCCGTACTCACACCGGCGCAGGGTCGCTGTGTCGACATAACGACCCGGTTCGGTCTACGCACGTACAACCTCGACTACGTCAGAGGAGTCGCGCTGGTACGCGATCCCGACGCCGTAAGCCCCGGTAGTGAGCCCGGCGCACACACGCATTCGCCGCTCCCGGTTCGTATCGCGCTGGCGGCCGCCGCCGAGGCCGACGGGACCTTGCCGGAGCTGGTGATCGGGGATCACGGCTGGGTCTGCGGGGCAGGTCAGCTGGGGTTTGAGGCCATTGGGCTCGCCGATACCGATGACCCCGCGCTCTTCGTGGGGGAGGCCGAGGGGGTCGTGTCCGTCGTCGTTCCACTTGATGACGCTGTGCGGTCTGTTTACTACCGGCCGCTTACCCGCTACGTACTCAATCGAGCGTGTCTGTCACAGTAG
- a CDS encoding 30S ribosomal protein bS22 → MGSVIKKRRKRMAKKKHRKLLKRTRVQRRNKK, encoded by the coding sequence GTGGGCTCTGTTATCAAGAAGCGGCGCAAGCGGATGGCCAAGAAGAAGCACCGCAAGCTGCTCAAGCGCACGCGCGTTCAGCGTCGCAACAAGAAGTAG
- a CDS encoding acetoin utilization protein AcuC, with protein sequence MSGRAQLMWDEAVTGYDFGPEHPMDPVRLALTRRLVESFGLDQDVDVVAAKAAGESTLRLVHREDYIAAVKAASVDPRAADGSYGIGTLDDPAFAGMHEVSALIAGQSVGAAEAVWRGDALHAVNFAGGLHHAMPGGASGFCIYNDASLAIARLLELGAERVAYVDVDVHHGDGVQAAFWEDPRVLTISLHEHPRTLFPQTGWPEETGASGVAEGSAVNVALPAGTGDAGWLRAFHAVVPELMAEFRPQVLVTQHGADTHFEDPLAHLAVSLDAQRAVQVACHELAHEYADGRWVALGGGGYAVVEVVPRSWTHLVGIAAGREIAPEASIPEEWRQEVFARTRQLAPVRMTDGRWPVKWGAWEAGYDPADRLDQAVLAARRAVFPLRGLLA encoded by the coding sequence ATGAGCGGCCGCGCACAGCTGATGTGGGACGAGGCAGTAACGGGCTATGACTTCGGGCCGGAGCATCCGATGGATCCGGTCCGGCTCGCCCTCACCCGTCGACTCGTGGAGTCCTTCGGGCTCGACCAGGACGTGGATGTGGTCGCGGCGAAGGCGGCCGGGGAGTCGACCTTGCGGCTGGTGCACCGGGAGGACTACATCGCGGCCGTGAAGGCGGCGTCGGTGGATCCTCGGGCGGCGGACGGGTCGTACGGGATCGGGACGTTGGATGATCCGGCGTTCGCTGGGATGCATGAGGTTTCCGCGTTGATCGCCGGGCAGTCGGTGGGGGCTGCGGAGGCTGTGTGGCGGGGGGACGCGCTGCATGCGGTGAACTTCGCGGGTGGGTTGCATCATGCGATGCCGGGGGGTGCGTCGGGGTTCTGCATCTACAACGATGCGTCGCTGGCGATTGCGCGGTTGCTGGAGCTCGGGGCCGAGCGGGTCGCGTATGTGGATGTCGATGTGCATCACGGGGACGGGGTGCAGGCGGCGTTCTGGGAGGATCCGCGGGTTCTGACGATCTCTCTGCATGAGCATCCGCGGACGCTGTTTCCGCAGACCGGGTGGCCGGAGGAGACGGGGGCCTCGGGGGTCGCGGAGGGGTCGGCGGTGAATGTGGCGTTGCCGGCAGGGACGGGGGATGCGGGCTGGTTGCGGGCGTTTCATGCTGTGGTGCCGGAGTTGATGGCTGAGTTTCGGCCGCAGGTGCTGGTGACGCAGCATGGGGCGGATACGCACTTCGAGGATCCGTTGGCGCATCTGGCGGTGTCGTTGGATGCGCAGCGGGCTGTGCAGGTTGCCTGTCATGAGTTGGCGCATGAGTACGCCGATGGGCGGTGGGTGGCACTCGGGGGTGGTGGGTACGCGGTGGTGGAGGTTGTGCCGCGGTCCTGGACTCATCTGGTGGGGATCGCTGCGGGGCGGGAGATTGCTCCGGAGGCGTCTATTCCTGAGGAGTGGCGGCAGGAAGTGTTCGCGCGTACGCGGCAGTTGGCGCCGGTGCGGATGACTGATGGGCGGTGGCCTGTGAAGTGGGGGGCGTGGGAGGCGGGGTACGACCCTGCGGACCGGCTGGATCAGGCGGTGCTGGCGGCTCGGCGGGCCGTGTTTCCGTTGCGGGGGCTGTTGGCGTAG